AAGATCTTTCGCAATATCGCCGAGATGTCGGCCCTTGGGCTTAAACAAGTTGCGGCGGTGCTGGGCGCTTGCACTGCCGGCGGCGCCTATATCCCAGCGATGTGTGACGAAACCGTGATCGTCGACAAGGCGGGCATGATCTACCTGGGCGGACCGCAGCTGGTGCAGGCCGCTACCGGCGAATTGGTTGACGCCCAGGAGCTTGGGGGTGCGGACACGCACACCCGCCTGTCCGGCGTGGCCGACCATTTCGCGAACGATGAGTTGCACGCACTCGAACTGGTGCGCGGCATTCTTGGACGCTGCGAGGCCCCGGCACTGGCGCCGCCGCCCCGTCCGTGCCGGCCTCCCCGCTACGAAGCGGCGGAATTGCCCGGACTCATTCCCGCCAATCCCAAGCAGGCAATGCCTATGCTGGACGTGCTGGCGCGCCTGCTGGACGGCAGCGAACTGGTGCAGTACCGCGAACGCTATGGCACCAGCCTTATTTGCGGCACCGGCGCCATTGGCGGTTATCCGGTGGGCGTGCTCGCCAACGACGGCGTTCTTCTTGGCCAGAGTGCCCAGAAAGCAGCCAACTTCATCGAACTGTGCTGCCAGGAAAACATCCCGCTCGTATTTCTGCACAACATCAGTGGCTTCATGGTGGGAGTGCAGTACGAGCAGGGCGGTATAGCGAAGGACGGGGCGAAGATGGTCAACGCGGTTTCCACGGCCCGGGTGCCCAAGTTCAGCGTCATTGTCGGCGGCAGTTACGGAGCGGGCGCGTATGCCATGTGCGGACGAGCATTCGGACCCCGGTTCATGGCCATGTGGCCCAATGCCAGGACCTCTGTGATGGGCGGGGAACAAGCCGCCACGGTGCTGGCGCTGGTGCGCGGCGAGCAACTGGCCCGTCAGGGCAAGGAATTCAGCGCCGAAGAGGCAGAGGCCTACAAGGCGCCTATCCGCGATACCTATGGTGCCGAAAGCACCGCCCTGAACGCAGCATCCCGCTTGTGGGTAGATAGCGCGATTGAACCCGCCGACACCCGCGACTGGCTGACGCTTGGCTTGGCGCTCGCAGCCGCCGGACCGAAGGAACCCACGCGCTTCGGCGTGTTCAGGATGTAGCCCATGTTCAAGAGAATCCTTATTGCGAACCGGGGGGAGATCGCTCGCCGCATCGCGCGCACCTGCCAACGGCTGGGCATCGAATACGTTGCGGTGCATTCCCTAGCTGACGTTGGCGCTGCGCATCTGCGCGGCGCCATTCGGACCGTTTGCCTGGGCGCGGGGTCTGCAGCGGACAGTTATTTAAATGCCGGGAAGCTGCTCCAGGCTGCGCGCGAAACAGATTGCGAGGCAGTGCATCCCGGCTACGGTTTCCTGTCCGAGAACAGCGAGTTCGCGGCGAACGTGGAGGCCGCGGGCATGGCGTTCATCGGACCGTCGCCCGCCACTATTGCGGCGTTGGGAGACAAGGCGCGGGCAAAGGCGCTCATGCGCGCGGCTGGAGTGCCGGTCGTGCCGGGCACCGACGAGGCCAGCGACAATCCCGCCACCATAGAGGCGTTGGCGCACGCCATTGAACTGCCTATTTTGCTCAAACCCTCCGCCGGCGGCGGGGGCAAGGGCATGCAGATAATTACCCAATACGACGACCTGCCTGGGCTCATTGAGTCGGCCATCCGTGTCGCCCGCAGCAGTTTCGGCGACGGCCGGATGATCGTGGAGCGGTACATCGAGGAGCCGCGCCACATTGAAGTACAGGTGTTCGGCGATGGCTGCGGGAATGTAGTGCACCTGTTCGAGCGGGAATGCTCGTTGCAGCGCCGACACCAGAAGGTCATGGAGGAGGCGCCTGCGCCGCACCTGCCGGAGCGTGCGCGTCAACGACTGCTGGAGGCGGCGGTGCAGGGCGCGCGCAGCCTGGACTATCGCAACGCCGGCACCTTCGAGTTCATCATGGACCGGGACTACAACTGCTACTTCCTGGAGGTGAATACCCGCCTGCAGGTAGAGCATCCTGTCACAGAGGCGGTAACCGGGCTGGATCTCGTTGAATGGCAGTTGCGCGTGGCGGCGGGCCAGTCCCTGCCGCTGGCGCAGTCCGAAATCGCCTGCCACGGACACGCTATCGAAGCGAGAATCTACGCGGAAGACCCGGCCCAGGACTTCCGTCCTTCGCCCGGCACCGTGGTGCACGCTCGCTGGCCGTCTGCCCTGCGCGTGGACGCCGCGCTGGATGAATCGGGCGACGTTCCGCCTTTCTATGACCCGATGGTGGCAAAGATCATCGCCAGCGCGGGCGATCGTCCGACCGCGATTGCCGCCTTGAAGTCGGGCCTGGGCCAGACATCGTTGCTAGGTGTCTCCAGCAACCTCGGCTACCTGTTGCGCCTGCTGGACGACCCGGGAGTATTGAACGGGCGCGTGCACACCCGTTACCTGGACGAACACAAATCGCTGCAAACTCCGTGCAGCCGCCCGGCTGCCGCAGCAGTCTGCGCCACGCTGCCCTTGCCTGTGCAGTCCATGGCAGCCTCGCCCTGGCATGCCGGCGCGGCTTGCGGCGCGATGGACCGGGTGTTCCTGGATCCCGGCGCGCCTTTGGGGCGCGTGCGTTTCCTGCTGGACGCCGAGGCGACATCGGTGGCTCTTCACGCCGTGGACGGAAGCGATGTCCGCGCGGGCGACAACCCGCAAAGCTGGAACGTGTCGCGCGATGCGTCCAGCTTGGGCGGCGTTGTGGACGGGTGGCGCTGGGACGCCTGCCTCGCGGCCGAAGGGTGGCATCTGCAGGTGGCGGGCGACCATTACTCGGTGCGCCCGGTTCTTCACGAAGGCAACGCCTCCGCTCGGGACGCCAGCGGGGCGACGGCACCGATGTCAGGCGTTATCGCAGCCGTGGCGGTGCAACCGGGAGACCGGGTGGCCCCGGGCGATGTCCTGGCCGTGATCGAGGCCATGAAGATGGAGTATTCGATCGTTGCCGATGTCGATGGAACAGTGGCGAATCTGCGCTACGGCCCAGGCGACAGCGTGCGGGAGGGCGAACTCATTGCCGACATCGTCCAGGACGACGCTGCGGCGATCGATGAGGGCAGGCAAATCGACGAACCGAAGTTTCAGGCCGGCAGCAGCCGCTAGGACCGAGATCATCATGCAGAAACCGCTAAGCCATATCCGTGTGCTGGACCTCTCCCGCATCCTGGCCGGCCCCTGGGCCACGCAGAACCTGGCCGATCTCGGCGCAGAAGTAATCAAGGTGGAGAAGCCGGATGTCGGAGACGACACCCGGCAGATGGGGCCGCCTTTTCTCAAAGACCGGCAGAGCGGTGAGAACGGCGACGCAGCCTATTTCATGAGCTGCAACCGTGGCAAGAAGTCCCTTGCCATCGATTTCTCGAACCCTAGAGGGCAGGAGATCTTGCGAGAGCTGGCGCGTAAGGCCGATGTCTTCGTCGAGAACTACAAGGTCGGAGCATTGAAGCGCTACGGTTTGGATTACGCCTCGCTTCGTGAGATCAACCCTCAACTGGTCTATTGTTCTGTGACGGGTTTTGGGCAAACGGGACCCTACAAGGACCGCGCGGGCTACGACTATCTGATACAGGGTATGGGTGGTCTGATGAGCGTGACGGGCGAACGCGACGACCTGCCCGGCGGGGGGCCGCAGCGGGCGGGTGTCGCTGTGGCTGATCTTTTGGCGGGGATGTACGCCACCACAGCCATTCTTGCCGCCTTGCAGCATCGCGATCGCGGCCATGGAGGCCAGCATATCGACATCAGCTTGCTGGACTGCATGGTGGGTTCGCTGGTGAACCAGTCGATGAACTATCTGGTCAGCGGGCGCGTGCCCCAGCGCATGGGTAGCGGCCACCCCAATATCGCGCCCTATGCGGTCTATCCGGCTGCCGATGGGCATCTGGTGCTCGCGGTCGGCAACGACACCCAGTTCCGCCGCCTGTGCCAAGCGGTCGGGCAGCCCGAGATTGGCACGGATCCGCGCTTCGCCACCATCGCCGACCGCGTGCACAACCGGGCCGAACTGGATGCCTGGCTGGTTCCCGTCACACGTTCGCGCCGGCTTGCCGACTGGACGGCGCTGCTGGAACGGGCGCAGGTCCCTGGCGGACCCATCAATGGCATGGACCAGGTCTTTGCCGACGAGCACGTAGTCGCGCGTGGCATGCGCGCCGAGTTGGAGCATCCGCTGTACGGACCGGTTCCGACCGTGCGCAACCCCATCCGTTTTTCAGAAACGCCACTGGACCCGGCCGGCGCGCCACCATCGCTGGGCCAGCATAACGAAGAGGTACTGCAATCACTTGGGATTGCAACGGAGCAGATGGCGGAGCTGCGTGCCGCCGGCGTGCTCTGACCGACCATCAAGATAACCAAACAACCAGGAGAAGACAGTATGCGCAGATCAATCAACGTGGACGAGAACGGGCTGGAGGTGCTGGGCCTGGGCTTTTACTGGGACGACGTCGAGCCCGGCTACCGCTTTCGCACCTTGGGCCGCACGATTACGGAGGCCGACATCACTCTGTTCATCGGTACGGTGGGCATGGTGGAGGAAATGTTCACCAATCTGGACTATGTCGCGTCGCAATCCATCATCGGCTCGCGTCCGGCTCCTGGTTCGCTTGTTTTCTGCATGGCCGAAGGGCTGTTGATGCAGAGCACGATGCAGCGCACCGGCATGGCGTTCATGGAGGCGGATATCAATGTCCACCGGCCCACGAACGCAGGCGACACCATCCATGTCGAGTGCGAAGTGGTCGAAGCCCGGGGGACTAGCAAGTCAGAGCGCGGCCTGGTGCGGACCTCAAATCGGGTGGTCAACCAGCGAGGGGAGGTGGTGCTTACCTATAACCCCCTGCGTATGGTCAAAACCCGCCCGTAGCTCGAAGCCCCACAAATTTTTCACACGAGGGACGCGTAGACGGCCCCGTTTCACTCAAGGAGACATCAATGAAATTTTCCCTGCTTTTCGGGTTGCTAGCGTTAACTGTGTGCGCCCAGGGCGCAGTAGCGGCGCCTGCCTCCGCCTTTCCCGAGAAACCTATTACGGTCGTTGTTCCGTTCGCTGCGGGCAGTCCTACCGATGCAGTGGCCCGTGTGCTGTCTGACTCGCTTTCCAAGCGACTGGGGCAGCCGCTGATCGTGCAGAATCGTCCGGGCGCCACCGGTATGATCGGCAGCGAGTATGTGGCGCGCGCGCAGCCGGATGGCTACACCCTGCTGTTCGGCACTAACACTACTCAGGTAGCGAACAAATATTTCTTCAAGAACGTGTCTTATGACGGTCTGAAGGATTTCGCGCCAGTCGCCATCGTCGGCGGCGTGCCGCATGCGTTGGTCGTCAATCCGTCCGTGCCGGTCAGTTCCGTGGCGGAACTCATCGCCTATGCGAAGGCCAACCCGGGCAAGCTCTCGTTTCCCTACGCCAACAGCACCACGCGCATCACCGGCAGTACGTTTCGCGTGATGACGCATACCGATATCTCGGAGATTCCTTACAAGGCTTATGGCCAGGCCGTGTCCGAACTGTTGGGTGGGCAGACACAAATGATGTTCATCGATTTTTCGACTGGCCTGGCCTA
The sequence above is drawn from the Achromobacter xylosoxidans genome and encodes:
- a CDS encoding carboxyl transferase domain-containing protein, which produces MAILSSRPGPGSPDFAANSAAYEALRAPLLAARERAIAGGGERARQAHLARGKLLPRERINTLLDAGTPFLEVGQLAADGAYDGQSPGAGIITGVGIVSGRACMIMANDATAKGGTYYPLTIKKQVRAQAIARENGLPCVYLVDSGGAFLPLQGDIFPDEQHFGKIFRNIAEMSALGLKQVAAVLGACTAGGAYIPAMCDETVIVDKAGMIYLGGPQLVQAATGELVDAQELGGADTHTRLSGVADHFANDELHALELVRGILGRCEAPALAPPPRPCRPPRYEAAELPGLIPANPKQAMPMLDVLARLLDGSELVQYRERYGTSLICGTGAIGGYPVGVLANDGVLLGQSAQKAANFIELCCQENIPLVFLHNISGFMVGVQYEQGGIAKDGAKMVNAVSTARVPKFSVIVGGSYGAGAYAMCGRAFGPRFMAMWPNARTSVMGGEQAATVLALVRGEQLARQGKEFSAEEAEAYKAPIRDTYGAESTALNAASRLWVDSAIEPADTRDWLTLGLALAAAGPKEPTRFGVFRM
- a CDS encoding acetyl/propionyl/methylcrotonyl-CoA carboxylase subunit alpha, yielding MFKRILIANRGEIARRIARTCQRLGIEYVAVHSLADVGAAHLRGAIRTVCLGAGSAADSYLNAGKLLQAARETDCEAVHPGYGFLSENSEFAANVEAAGMAFIGPSPATIAALGDKARAKALMRAAGVPVVPGTDEASDNPATIEALAHAIELPILLKPSAGGGGKGMQIITQYDDLPGLIESAIRVARSSFGDGRMIVERYIEEPRHIEVQVFGDGCGNVVHLFERECSLQRRHQKVMEEAPAPHLPERARQRLLEAAVQGARSLDYRNAGTFEFIMDRDYNCYFLEVNTRLQVEHPVTEAVTGLDLVEWQLRVAAGQSLPLAQSEIACHGHAIEARIYAEDPAQDFRPSPGTVVHARWPSALRVDAALDESGDVPPFYDPMVAKIIASAGDRPTAIAALKSGLGQTSLLGVSSNLGYLLRLLDDPGVLNGRVHTRYLDEHKSLQTPCSRPAAAAVCATLPLPVQSMAASPWHAGAACGAMDRVFLDPGAPLGRVRFLLDAEATSVALHAVDGSDVRAGDNPQSWNVSRDASSLGGVVDGWRWDACLAAEGWHLQVAGDHYSVRPVLHEGNASARDASGATAPMSGVIAAVAVQPGDRVAPGDVLAVIEAMKMEYSIVADVDGTVANLRYGPGDSVREGELIADIVQDDAAAIDEGRQIDEPKFQAGSSR
- a CDS encoding CaiB/BaiF CoA transferase family protein, which translates into the protein MQKPLSHIRVLDLSRILAGPWATQNLADLGAEVIKVEKPDVGDDTRQMGPPFLKDRQSGENGDAAYFMSCNRGKKSLAIDFSNPRGQEILRELARKADVFVENYKVGALKRYGLDYASLREINPQLVYCSVTGFGQTGPYKDRAGYDYLIQGMGGLMSVTGERDDLPGGGPQRAGVAVADLLAGMYATTAILAALQHRDRGHGGQHIDISLLDCMVGSLVNQSMNYLVSGRVPQRMGSGHPNIAPYAVYPAADGHLVLAVGNDTQFRRLCQAVGQPEIGTDPRFATIADRVHNRAELDAWLVPVTRSRRLADWTALLERAQVPGGPINGMDQVFADEHVVARGMRAELEHPLYGPVPTVRNPIRFSETPLDPAGAPPSLGQHNEEVLQSLGIATEQMAELRAAGVL
- a CDS encoding MaoC family dehydratase N-terminal domain-containing protein, with amino-acid sequence MRRSINVDENGLEVLGLGFYWDDVEPGYRFRTLGRTITEADITLFIGTVGMVEEMFTNLDYVASQSIIGSRPAPGSLVFCMAEGLLMQSTMQRTGMAFMEADINVHRPTNAGDTIHVECEVVEARGTSKSERGLVRTSNRVVNQRGEVVLTYNPLRMVKTRP
- a CDS encoding Bug family tripartite tricarboxylate transporter substrate binding protein; its protein translation is MKFSLLFGLLALTVCAQGAVAAPASAFPEKPITVVVPFAAGSPTDAVARVLSDSLSKRLGQPLIVQNRPGATGMIGSEYVARAQPDGYTLLFGTNTTQVANKYFFKNVSYDGLKDFAPVAIVGGVPHALVVNPSVPVSSVAELIAYAKANPGKLSFPYANSTTRITGSTFRVMTHTDISEIPYKAYGQAVSELLGGQTQMMFIDFSTGLAYMTSGKLKPLAITPARSDKLPGVPAMKEALPGFEIGNWNGLFAPKGTPPEIIDKLNREITGALEQPEVRKQIDGTGYELLPPMAPQAFGKYIAEESAHYGKLTQAAGIKPE